One part of the Muntiacus reevesi chromosome 20, mMunRee1.1, whole genome shotgun sequence genome encodes these proteins:
- the LOC136151208 gene encoding olfactory receptor 1f45-like yields the protein MNCSKNPDFVLSGLSSDPDKPQLLFGLLLALYLLSVSGNALLLLAIGADLHLHTPMYFFLSQLSLVDLCFTTTTAPKMLETLWTSNGSISFSECLAQLYFFAVFANMDNLLLTAMAIDRYAAICHPLHYPLLMTPCRCGLLVGGSWGVAHSDSLIQTLMLTRLSFYTNLKIPHFFCDFGPLFRLSCSDTHLNEDLMMVLTGLLGISPLLCIISSYAHIFLAVARVPSAQGKKKALATCSSHLSMVILFYSSVFATYLKSPSASHASGELGAAVMYTLVTPTLNPFIYSLRNKDVKRSLKRILGIESSWY from the coding sequence ATGAACTGCAGCAAGAACCCTGACTTTGTCCTCTCAGGGCTCTCCAGTGACCCAGACAAACCGCAGCTCCTCTTTGGGCTCCTCCTGGCCCTCTACTTGCTGAGTGTCTCAGGAAACGCGCTACTGCTGCTGGCTATCGGAGCTGAcctccacctccacacccccatgtacttcttcctcagccagCTCTCCCTGGTCGACCTCTGCTTCACTACCACCACAGCCCCCAAGATGCTGGAGACTTTGTGGACCAGCAACGGATCGATCTCCTTCTCTGAGTGCCTGGCCCAGTTATATTTCTTTGCAGTTTTTGCTAATATGGACAACCTGCTTTTAACTGCCATGGCTATCGACCGCTACGCTGCCATCTGCCATCCTCTGCACTATCCACTCCTGATGACTCCTTGCAGATGTGGATTGCTGGTGGGTGGGTCATGGGGAGTGGCCCACTCTGACTCTTTGATCCAAACCTTGATGCTAACCCGACTGTCATTCTATACTAATCTCAAAATtccccactttttctgtgatttcGGACCACTCTTTAGACTTTCCTGCTCTGATACGCACCTCAATGAGGACCTGATGATGGTTCTGACAGGACTCTTAGGAATCAGCCCTCTCCTCTGCATCATAAGCTCCTATGCCCATATTTTCCTTGCTGTAGCTCGGGTCCCTTCAgcacagggaaaaaagaaagctctGGCCACATGCAGCTCCCACCTCTCCATGGTCATCCTCTTCTATAGCTCGGTCTTTGCCACCTACCTGAAGTCCCCGTCAGCTTCCCATGCCTCTGGGGAGCTGGGTGCTGCTGTCATGTACACCCTGGTAACCCCCACTCTCAATCCTTTCATTTATAGTCTAAGAAATAAGGATGTGAAGAGATCCCTGAAAAGGATTCTGGGCATAGAGAGTTCATGGTATTAG